Proteins found in one Oribacterium sp. oral taxon 102 genomic segment:
- the thrH gene encoding bifunctional phosphoserine phosphatase/homoserine phosphotransferase ThrH, which produces MKLCCLDLEGVLVPEIWIAFADASGIPALRRTTREEPDYDRLMKWRLSVLREHGLGLREIQEVIAGIAPLPGARDFLDALRALSQVVILSDTFEAFASPLMRKLGMPTILCNSLVVSESGEILDYRMRCEDSKRSTVRALQSVGCETIAAGDSYNDLGMIQESRAGFLFRSPEHIRTAHPEIPACEDFPELLALFRTALGTNSSTGHRKIGTEGKESAR; this is translated from the coding sequence ATGAAGCTTTGCTGTTTAGACTTGGAAGGGGTGCTGGTTCCGGAAATCTGGATCGCGTTCGCGGACGCGAGCGGCATCCCGGCACTCAGGCGAACGACACGGGAGGAGCCGGATTACGACCGCCTGATGAAATGGAGGCTCTCTGTGCTGCGGGAGCACGGACTGGGGCTCCGGGAAATACAGGAGGTCATCGCGGGGATTGCACCGCTGCCGGGCGCAAGGGATTTCCTCGACGCGCTCCGCGCCCTTTCTCAGGTCGTCATCCTCTCGGACACCTTCGAAGCGTTCGCCAGCCCTCTGATGCGGAAGCTCGGTATGCCGACGATCCTCTGCAATTCGCTCGTCGTCTCGGAGAGCGGGGAGATCCTCGACTACAGGATGCGCTGTGAGGACTCGAAGCGCTCCACCGTACGGGCGCTGCAGTCCGTCGGCTGCGAGACGATCGCCGCCGGTGATTCCTACAACGACCTCGGCATGATACAGGAGAGCAGGGCAGGCTTCCTCTTCCGGAGCCCCGAGCACATCCGGACGGCGCATCCGGAGATCCCTGCCTGCGAGGACTTCCCGGAGCTGCTCGCCCTGTTCCGCACAGCTCTTGGCACAAACAGCAGTACCGGACACAGGAAAATCGGTACAGAAGGGAAGGAGAGCGCACGATGA
- a CDS encoding GNAT family N-acetyltransferase, translating into MRIRNAALGDLDRIMQIYAHARQFMTEQGNPRQWAQRSWPPEELIRNDIESGRCYVCVDEADLPHAVFYYDQGSHIEPSYDEITDGGWIGAEHYGVVHRIATDGSRRGLGAFCLNWAFSRAGHLRIDTHPDNHPMQGLLQKLGFRYCGIIHIEEEGDPRYAYEKL; encoded by the coding sequence ATGAGGATTCGAAACGCAGCACTTGGTGATCTTGACCGCATTATGCAGATCTATGCGCATGCGAGACAATTTATGACGGAGCAGGGAAATCCACGGCAATGGGCGCAGCGGAGCTGGCCGCCGGAGGAGCTGATCCGAAACGACATTGAGAGCGGACGCTGCTATGTCTGCGTGGATGAGGCGGATCTCCCGCATGCCGTCTTCTATTACGATCAGGGCTCCCACATCGAGCCGAGCTATGACGAGATCACAGATGGCGGCTGGATCGGAGCGGAGCACTACGGCGTGGTACACCGCATCGCGACAGACGGCAGCCGGAGAGGACTCGGCGCCTTCTGTCTGAACTGGGCGTTCTCCCGCGCAGGACATCTGCGGATCGATACCCATCCGGACAACCATCCCATGCAGGGTCTGCTCCAAAAGCTCGGCTTCCGCTACTGCGGGATCATCCATATCGAAGAAGAAGGAGATCCGCGATATGCCTATGAGAAGCTCTGA
- a CDS encoding cupin domain-containing protein has translation MNAVIIGSGFIAGVHARAVLASGHRLSAVCGTAAENTERFADTWGIPKRYTDYREIPVACMDCVHICTPPSTHFELCRYFVEHRIPVICEKPLTLDVTEAKRLYMLVREYGTPFGVCFHNRFYPALAEMQKILKSGRLGKAVLLYGSYEQEFHIPPVPFSWRFDMEGGNALRAVSEIGSHVFDLVQYICQESVAEVSALFQNRRDLLYRNRQGMLLEEAGEDTCSFPVKNEDTAAIQLVLQSGANVSLALSEISAGEQNHVRLHLICQKGRMSWDNQRADVLRFSGEKGSSCERDMGMQLGYADVFQKMIADFYAALSEQRTSLMATVKDAWENVKLCGAVYESAMEKRSVPCSLRSEWRGQEGETGRKRKRKEFLIRHFAMEWLLPEHTLFSECYHSPETDQTGKRRVSTMYGLYCREPDSFSRFHRLCHEEIWTFLEGDPISLCLLYEDGSTRTVVLGPELQSGQLLQYTVPPNVIQGGSLCPGGEYALYSCTVSPGFVPECFSPVEREEILKKYSDKTEILDLLNRLS, from the coding sequence ATGAATGCAGTGATAATAGGAAGCGGCTTTATTGCCGGCGTGCATGCGCGCGCGGTGCTGGCCTCCGGGCACAGACTGAGCGCAGTCTGCGGGACAGCGGCAGAGAATACGGAAAGATTTGCTGACACATGGGGGATTCCGAAGAGATATACAGATTATCGGGAGATTCCGGTGGCATGTATGGACTGTGTCCATATATGCACGCCGCCTTCCACGCATTTTGAATTGTGCCGGTATTTTGTGGAGCACAGGATCCCTGTGATCTGTGAAAAGCCTCTGACACTGGATGTCACAGAAGCGAAGCGGCTGTACATGCTGGTCAGGGAATATGGGACGCCGTTTGGCGTTTGCTTTCACAACCGTTTTTATCCTGCGCTTGCTGAGATGCAGAAAATCCTAAAGAGCGGGCGTTTGGGAAAAGCAGTGCTGCTTTATGGGAGCTATGAGCAGGAATTTCATATTCCTCCCGTTCCCTTTTCCTGGAGATTTGACATGGAGGGAGGGAATGCACTTCGGGCGGTATCTGAAATCGGCTCGCATGTCTTCGATCTGGTGCAGTATATCTGTCAGGAGTCTGTGGCGGAGGTCAGCGCGCTCTTTCAAAACAGAAGGGATCTGCTGTATCGGAATCGTCAGGGGATGCTGCTGGAGGAGGCAGGAGAGGATACCTGCAGTTTTCCTGTGAAAAATGAAGATACTGCGGCGATTCAACTGGTACTGCAAAGCGGCGCGAATGTCTCGCTGGCGCTCTCTGAGATCAGTGCCGGAGAACAGAATCATGTAAGGCTTCATCTGATCTGTCAGAAGGGACGGATGAGCTGGGACAATCAGAGGGCGGATGTGCTGCGGTTTTCCGGTGAAAAAGGGAGCTCCTGCGAGCGTGATATGGGGATGCAGCTGGGGTACGCGGATGTATTTCAGAAGATGATTGCGGATTTCTATGCCGCATTGTCGGAGCAGCGGACTTCTCTTATGGCGACAGTGAAGGACGCATGGGAGAATGTGAAGCTATGCGGAGCTGTGTATGAGAGTGCGATGGAGAAGAGAAGTGTACCTTGCTCACTTCGATCAGAATGGCGCGGACAGGAAGGGGAGACGGGACGGAAGCGAAAGAGAAAGGAATTTCTGATCCGGCACTTCGCGATGGAGTGGCTGCTTCCGGAGCATACATTATTTTCGGAATGCTATCATTCCCCGGAAACGGATCAGACGGGAAAACGGAGGGTTTCTACCATGTACGGGCTGTATTGCCGTGAGCCGGATAGCTTTTCAAGGTTTCATCGTCTGTGCCATGAAGAAATCTGGACCTTTTTGGAGGGAGACCCGATTTCACTTTGTCTTCTTTATGAGGACGGCTCCACAAGGACAGTAGTGCTGGGACCGGAGCTGCAATCCGGGCAGCTTCTGCAGTATACGGTTCCACCCAATGTGATACAGGGAGGCTCTCTATGTCCCGGAGGTGAGTATGCGCTTTATAGCTGTACGGTGTCGCCCGGCTTTGTACCGGAGTGCTTCTCACCTGTAGAGCGGGAGGAAATTCTGAAAAAGTATTCGGACAAAACGGAAATCCTAGACCTTCTGAATCGATTATCATAA
- a CDS encoding amidohydrolase family protein, protein MRIRFYHARILSMNGNMEPETGELWTDNEQITYLGPEVQEACPRFDREVDLRGNLLLPGFKNAHTHSAMTFLRSFADDLPLQEWLQKQVFPMEARLSGEDIYWFSRLAMMEYLTSGVTAAFDMYFHPEEMARASVDTGFRTVMVSGLNNFNSSLEELRENYLKFNAFHPLIRYQLGFHAEYTTSRELMEGIAALSRELQAPVFTHNSETKAEVEGCIARCGMTPTGLMEALGMLEYGGGGYHCVYMTDADLEVFRRHGMTVVSNPGSNTKLASGVPRTAEILRMGIPMAIGTDGPASNNCLDMFREMFLLTGLAKLRERDAAAVPAEEVLQMACVNGARCMGLPDCDCLAPGKLADLIVLDLQQPNMQPLNSIVKNIVYSGSKQNVMLTMIHGRILYENGRFDIGEEPERIYREANRRIARIKK, encoded by the coding sequence ATGAGAATTCGTTTTTATCATGCCCGTATTCTGAGCATGAATGGCAATATGGAGCCGGAAACCGGGGAGCTGTGGACGGACAATGAGCAAATTACTTATCTGGGACCGGAGGTACAGGAGGCGTGTCCGCGCTTTGATCGGGAAGTGGATCTGAGAGGCAATCTGCTTCTGCCCGGCTTCAAGAACGCTCACACGCATTCTGCGATGACCTTTCTGCGTTCCTTCGCAGATGACCTCCCTCTCCAGGAGTGGCTGCAGAAGCAGGTGTTCCCTATGGAGGCGAGGCTCAGCGGAGAGGATATCTATTGGTTTTCCCGGCTTGCGATGATGGAATATCTGACCTCAGGCGTGACAGCGGCATTTGATATGTATTTTCATCCGGAGGAGATGGCCAGGGCTTCTGTGGATACCGGCTTCCGGACGGTTATGGTTTCCGGCTTGAACAATTTCAATTCTTCTTTGGAGGAGCTTCGGGAAAACTATCTGAAATTCAATGCATTTCATCCGTTGATCCGCTATCAGCTGGGGTTCCATGCAGAGTATACGACCTCGCGGGAGCTTATGGAGGGCATCGCCGCACTCTCCAGAGAGCTGCAGGCGCCGGTATTTACCCATAATTCTGAAACGAAGGCAGAGGTGGAGGGATGCATCGCGCGCTGCGGGATGACGCCTACAGGACTGATGGAGGCGCTTGGGATGCTGGAGTACGGCGGCGGAGGCTATCATTGCGTGTATATGACGGATGCGGATCTGGAGGTCTTCCGGAGACACGGCATGACGGTCGTAAGCAATCCGGGCTCCAATACCAAGCTGGCCAGCGGAGTGCCCAGGACAGCAGAGATCCTGCGTATGGGCATCCCGATGGCGATCGGTACGGACGGCCCTGCCAGCAACAATTGTTTGGATATGTTCCGGGAGATGTTCCTGTTGACAGGATTGGCAAAGCTTCGGGAGAGGGATGCGGCTGCGGTGCCGGCAGAGGAGGTTCTGCAGATGGCATGCGTGAATGGTGCCCGCTGCATGGGACTGCCGGACTGCGACTGCTTAGCACCCGGAAAGCTTGCAGATCTTATCGTTCTGGACTTGCAGCAGCCGAATATGCAGCCTCTGAACAGCATTGTGAAAAATATTGTATACAGCGGCAGCAAGCAAAATGTGATGCTTACTATGATACATGGCAGGATCCTTTATGAAAATGGCCGATTTGATATCGGAGAAGAGCCGGAGCGGATTTACAGGGAAGCGAATCGGCGGATTGCGAGAATAAAAAAATGA
- a CDS encoding ABC transporter permease yields MERIIIDGLSFSLPLFIMAVGGIYSEKSGVTNLALEGFQGMGAFTGALAAVLLMNAGIGSGMQFCAALLFAVLGGALYSLLHALLSIRMKANQVISGVVLNILAMSLTAYLTKALNRGLFGAASDKFVLGVSMRLSIPLLSAMPVLGAFFKELYPFEIIIFAAAIVCWYVLYQTRYGMNLRACGDNPHAVDAAGVNVGGVRTIAVMLSGALSGLAGICFAYSISGNFSASIFMGYGYLAIAAMIFGNWNILPTLGSCLLFGFARSGGYYLVQKMQMPSSFADLAMTLPYVLTLLLLVFFSGWNRAPRALGEIYDKGKR; encoded by the coding sequence ATGGAACGAATCATCATTGACGGGCTGTCCTTTTCCCTTCCGCTGTTTATCATGGCTGTGGGAGGGATTTACAGTGAAAAGAGCGGCGTGACAAACCTTGCGCTGGAGGGATTTCAGGGAATGGGTGCGTTTACCGGCGCATTGGCAGCAGTTCTTCTGATGAATGCAGGCATCGGCAGCGGGATGCAGTTCTGCGCTGCACTTCTGTTTGCAGTTCTGGGAGGGGCGCTGTATTCCCTGCTGCATGCGCTGCTGTCCATCCGGATGAAGGCGAATCAGGTGATCAGCGGCGTAGTGCTGAATATTCTGGCGATGTCTCTGACGGCTTATCTGACGAAGGCGCTTAACAGGGGGCTTTTTGGAGCAGCTTCCGATAAGTTTGTGCTGGGCGTATCCATGCGCCTTTCGATTCCGCTGCTTTCTGCGATGCCTGTGCTTGGTGCATTTTTCAAGGAGCTTTACCCCTTTGAAATCATTATATTTGCGGCAGCGATCGTATGCTGGTACGTTCTGTATCAGACCCGATACGGGATGAATCTTCGTGCCTGCGGTGACAACCCTCATGCGGTAGATGCAGCGGGAGTAAATGTGGGGGGCGTCAGGACGATAGCAGTCATGCTGTCCGGTGCCTTGTCCGGTCTTGCCGGTATCTGCTTTGCCTATTCTATTTCCGGAAACTTTTCTGCAAGCATTTTCATGGGATATGGGTATCTGGCGATTGCCGCGATGATCTTCGGAAACTGGAACATTCTCCCTACACTGGGCTCCTGTCTGCTGTTTGGCTTCGCCCGGTCAGGCGGTTATTATCTGGTGCAAAAAATGCAGATGCCCAGCAGCTTCGCGGATCTGGCAATGACGCTTCCCTATGTATTGACGTTACTGCTTCTGGTTTTCTTCTCCGGCTGGAACCGGGCCCCCAGGGCTTTGGGAGAGATTTATGATAAGGGAAAGAGGTAA